A region of the Desulfobacterales bacterium genome:
TAAATCAAATAATATAAAATAGCTTCATTTAGTGGTGGGGACTGTGGAATAGGCTTTGAAGGCGATCCGCTTCGGGGAGGTGTGACTGCCTGAGCGCATTAGGGAGCGTGGCATCGAATGGGGCTTCGAGTTCAATAGAACATTAAGGGGAATAAGAACAACATTCTAAGTAAAAATCAGCACTAATTTTTCATAATTCTATTGTAAAATTATAGTGTTAGAGTGGACTGATTCGAAAAAGCCACGACCCCATTGACTCTGTGCGTGTCGCAAATATTGTCGCAAACCTGTCGCAAAGATCAACGCGGCTTCGCAAGGCGGTAGAGCAGGTGGTGGGTTTCGCCTTCGCTGACGATCAAACCGTGGTCCACCATCGCCTTCAGATCCCGCTGCAGAGACCGGCGGTTGACATTGGGGCACAGTCGCTCGAAATCTTGGATGGTCAAACTGTCATGTTCCAAGATGTATCCGAGGGCTATGGTCTGACGATCCGAAAGACTGTATTCCCTAATGAGAACATCCCGGCGGATGGCTCGCTGCCCGCGGTCTCTCACCTCGGCAAGCTGTGTGCTCAAACCTTCCATAAAATACTCCAGCCAACCGGTCATCTCCATGCCTCTATCACGCACGCCCTGGATCGCCCGGTAGAATGTGGCGCGATTCCGGTCATAGTATTCACTGATGGTGAACAACCTTTTGAAATCGTATCCGGCTCGGTAGAGGCACAGGGTGGAGAGCAGCCGGGAGGTGCGACCGTTTCCATCCAAAAATGGATGGATGTTCACAAGCTGAAACTGGGCGATGCCGCTTACCAGCACCGGGTGTGTTTCGGTTTCGCTGTTGAGATAGTTCACCAATTCGGCCATCATGATGGGGACATCGTGCGCCGGAGGCGGTGTGTAGATCGTCTCGCCGGTAACTGAGTTAACCACGTAATTTTGGAGTCTTCGATATTCACCCGGGGCTGCGGCCCCACCCCGGACGCCTTCCACCAGGCGCTTGTGGATTTCCCGCACCATACCTTCCGTAATCGGATCACCGCTTTTGAGGTACTCGGAAACAAAATCAAATGCTTTTCGGTAGTTTAGTAGTTCCCGTGCATCATCCGGGTTAGCCTCAGGCACGCTGTCCCCTTGCCACAGACGCTCGGCTTGTTCCAATGTCAGCCGTGTACCTTCGATATGAGTCGTGTGGTGAGCTTCCAAAACCAGGGCCCGGTTGCCCATCTCACGAACCCAGTTTTCAGAAAGTGTTGCAGCCTCCAGGAATCCCCGGGCGCGTTCGACGCGGGTGAGACAGCTTGTGATGTGGTTGGTGATTGTGAATATAGGTTTAAATCCTTTACTGTTCATATTATTATCATCTCGTTTAAATTGGTGCGCCGGCTGTCGCTTTGTTCAAGGTATTTCTTAATGTCCAGGGCATGCTTCTCGTTTAATTGGCGCTGATGTCCTTTAACCTACCCCAATTCAGCACCGTCGCTCAACTCATAGGGCACCGAAACCGCCGCCAGATCCCGCAAATCGGCAAAGCCGCGGATGATTTTGAAAATGACCAATACGCCTTCAGCAAAGTAGCCTTCGAATTCGATTAGTTGGCGCAATAGCCGAGGTTTACTCATTCGGCAAATCCCCGTGAATCATTTTATTTACCTGCGATTCCGCCAATACCAATTTTCGTTTTAGCTTTTCAATTTCATCAATAATATGTTGTTTATGTTGAAGTATACTCGCTTGAATTTTTAAATCAGGAGTGGGGATTTTAATTGATTCAAAAAAATCTAACTTCACCTCTTTTCTGCCTTCTGCCCCCACCTTATGTCGCCATAAGAACTCTTTAAAGTCGGGTTGCTGCATAATTCTATGAATCCATTCAGGATATACAAGTGATTGCTTGGCGGAATATACTGCAAAATGCCCTGTAACAGCAACGTTTGTCCAGTCATTTGGCACAATACCGACCGCTCCATTTTTCAGGTCAATTTTGGATACAACAATATCACTAGGTTCTGCTTTAAACATTTGCATACTATAGGTTCGACCTGGAGTAAGGCTTCTTTTGTCCATGCTCCCATCAAAGTGAATCGTCACAGGTAGAAGATCAGTGAAATTAACGATTTTATTTATTGGCTCCTGCTTTTTATCTAAAACATCTCCAATATGCTGCATCTCATTCTCTGACCACTTCCAATCCATTTGACAGAAGCTGATTGGGTCCCAACGATCGCATTCAGAAAAATTGGTATAAAAAGCAGAATGTAATTTGCCTTTCCCTAATATTCTTTCATTTGAAGTTGGTAAATTTCCTTTCATGACGAAAGATTTGTATTGCTCTAAGCACGTTTTTTGTGTTTCCTCTGGTTGATTCGGATTGGGATATAGCTCGTTCTGGTCTTCATCTCCAGTTGCGGACATTCCGACTTTTTCCGCCTCGTACATAAAAATAGGATAATTAAAGCGTTCTTTTAATAGCTGCCGAGATTCTGAAGCTATTTTATCATCGATCGTCTTGACGTAATCCCTTAATTCTTTCTGTAGCAATCTTCGGTTTTTGGCGTCCTTGTTTTCTTTGGTTTTTTCAATTGCTCTTCCAAGCCGCTGGAGTTCCCTCGCGATCTCATCCGCATATTTATTTTCAATTTCTGCCTTAGCGGTCGCAGAAGTTTTTTCGAATTTCAATTTCTCCGCATCAGTATATTTTTGAAGGAACAAAAGAGATGCTTTAACAGTGGTGCCGGATGATACAAAGGTTTCCTCTGGCAAGCTAACCACAGCTTTAATATAGGCCCGGTCTTCGACAAATTGGCGCACATAGGCCAGGGATGGATTGTTATAAATCCCTTCGGGTAGCACAATGCCCATGCGGCCGCCGGGTTTGAGCAGATCCAGGCAGCGCTCGATAAACAGGATTTCGGTTTTAATTTTGGATTTATCGCTTTTAGGCAAATCGAACAGGCTGGCAATGGGCCGGTTGATGGCGGCCTTCACCCGCGCCTGGGCTTCTTTATAAGGCTCTCCGAATTCTCGGACATAGCGGCGTTCGTCCGAGGCAGTCACCTCGATATCGGATTCCAGAACCTTGTCCGAGGGTTCCACATTAGCGCCAAAGGGAGGATTAGTCAGGACAATATCAAAGCGGGTTTCAAAGATGCCATTGACGTTCAAAAATCCGTCATGGTGGTGAACCCCGCCGTGACCATCGCCATGCATAATCATGTTCATTTTGCTGGTGCGGGCCATGCGGTCGTTGGCGTCCGTACCCAAGATGCAGCGGTTGGCTAAATTCCAGAGACGCGAACCTTCCTTGGTTTGATCAATGGTCTGCTGGATCTCATCAAATCTTTCCTGCAAAAGTTTGGCTCGCTTGGTATCCGTAAGGGATTTGTCTTTTCCAACTTTTGTGCGATACACATTATACTGCTGGTCGGCATCAGCCAGGATTTTTTCACGCACGATCTCAAACACGCGAATCAGGAATCCGCCGGAACCACTGGCCGGGTCGCAAACCACCTCACCCTCCTTGGGATCGATCATGTGGACCATAAATTCCACGATGGTCCTGGGGGTGAAAAACTGGCCGATTTCCCCACGAAAGGTGCGGCCTAGAAAGCGTTCAAAGGCCACCCCTTTGATATCTTCGCTGGTATCGGACAGATTGTATTTTTCCAGCTTACGCACGATTTCCTCGCCCGTGGCCGGTTTTAGGTTGATCCGTTCGTCGTCATCAAAAATTTTATCTGCACCATAAAATCTTTTTGTCTCTTGGAACAAATTGTCCAATGGATTTTCAGCAATCTGCTTATTGAGCACATCCACGGTAAAGAGGTTTTCCTTGCTGCGGCGGGTGAGCAGCTTGCGCTCCACGTAGACTTTTACGAAAAGAATCTTGGCTATTTCATCAAAGGCGGCGGCCGGATCCTTTTTTTCGCGGTTGCGGATCACGTTGTGGCATTGGTGAAGCAGGTCGGCGAACTCTTTTTCTTTGAATACGCGCAGCTTGGAGAACAACTCCTTGATTTCCTTATCCGTGGCATCGGCATGGGGGATGTTCTCAATCTCTTCGATATAGCCGGGCATCCGATCCTTTTTAACGCGCCAGTACTTGGTTTCCCGCGAGTTGTGGGTGACGAAAAAAGGCGCGTCGGCCATCCGCGCATAGTGTTCTCCCTGGGCGTAATCCGGGGCCTTGATCGTAACATTATCGGATTTGCATTCCACGATGATAAACGGCGGTTTTTGATCGACCTTATCCTGAGCACTGCGCCATATTACAAAATCGGCCCGTGCCTGAGCGCTGCCGCGTCCCGCGACATCCATCTCTTCGGAGATTTGATCGATGGTGAAGCCGTATCCCTCAGTCAAAACGAACAGATATTCTTGGCGAACCCGTTCTTCAGGGGTCAGCGGCAGCCATTTGCGTCGCACCGGGCTGAAGATCTGATTGCCTTTTATTTGGATTTCATCTGCCTTGACATAGCTCTTTTTTGCCATGCATCACTCCCAACTTTGGTCATAATTTGCCGTTTTCAGCGTAACTGTAATAACTGTTCCCGCTGCCGATTATGATGTGATCTATAAAAAGTAAATTCAAAAGATCGGCGGCTTGTTTAAGGTCCTGAGTCGTCTGGTCATCCGCGGGCGAGGGGGCTGTGCAGCCTGAAGGATGATTGTGGGCCACTATGAACGCGCTTGCCGATACCCGCAAGGCTTCCTCCATCACCCGACGAATATAGACCGTGGCTTGCGTCGGGATACCTTCGGCAATTGCCCTTTCAGCAAGCAGACGGTTCTGGCCGTCCAGGAGGATGACTAAAAAGGATTCCTGACGCTTGCCTTCAAACCGCGGCCGGATGTATGCAGTCACATCCGCCGCATTGTTAAAATCCTTGGGCTGGGCGGTTTGCATGCGGGCTCTTTTTCCGATTTCGATAGCAGCCTTTAATTGTGCGGTTTTGGCGATGCCCATGCCGGGAACGGCAAGAAGTTCTTCGGTATGAGCACGATCGATTCCGTTGATGCCATTGAACTGTGTCAATAGCTGCCGCCCCATATCTTCAGCCGACTGTCCTGATTTTCCTATTCGCAGCAGAACCGCAAGCAATTCACCATCAGACAACCCTTCAGGGCCTAAATGAAGAAGCTTTTCACGGGGGCGTTCTGAGGTGGGCCAATCCTTGATGGATTGGCGTACAGATTTCGGAGTAATCTCAAATTTCTCTTTATCATCATCCACGACCGACCTCCGGAAGGTTCAAAACCCCTGCGTCCTGCATCCGTTCACAAAACGCATCTAACCGGGCTCGGGCCAGATCCTCCTGGCTAATGGCAAGTTGCCGGCGGCCACCATCCAGGCATCGTCTGCCCTTTGCTCCTGTGGACTCCACCGGAGCGGGAGTTTCCAGCCTCAGACGCTGATGATCGTCATAGCCCTTCTTGCGCAGGACAGGATCGATCAGGTGATAACGGGTTTCGGCTTCGTTGTAGCTCATGAAACCTCCCAGTGGCCGCCTTTTCGCGGGCCAACGAAACGAAGCTTGCCTTCCTTCACCAGCTTGGCACTGGCGCGTTCAACTGCACTAAGGGATTTGCCGATGGCAGAGGCAACTTCGGCCAGGGTATCATTTGGGTTTTTCCGCAAGTGGTCAAGTATTTTCACCGGCGTTTTCACCGGCGTTTTCACCGGCGTTTTCATCGAACTTTTTACAGCTTTTCGGTGAACCGTTACGGTAAACAAACAGCCATCCCTGTCATCGGCAAAATCGATATCCGGCCATTCCTCCAAGGCCCGTTTGATCCCCGAGCCAAGCCCCCGGTAGGGCAACAATCCCTTTGCAACATAGGAAACCAGGATGGGATTGCGGATAATGGAATTGCCGGTCCGAATCTTTTCTACCGTCAAGCTATTGGGCAAATGCCCGGGGCTGACGATGTCGATCCGATTATCGAACACAAAAAGCCGGATGGGGGCGCTGACCAGGTAATCCCGATGCACCAGCGCATTGACCAACAGTTCCTCAAAAATCAACGGCGGGATTTCGGAAATTCCCGGAGCATTCACGCCGCGGCCTGCCTGGATTTTGTGAAGATTGCGCAGGACAAAGGCCATGGCATCGTCAAAAACCTTCCGCATCGGTCCGGTATAGTCTTCGGTGTCTATATAATCCGTGACATGAATGTCATTTCCAGGATACCGGACGGCCTTGACAATGAATTGCGGTGCGATCCATTCCGGCCGTTCGGCGAACAGCAATGCGCCTGCAAGGTTCAATCTTCCGTCTGCCACGGCCAGGTTCATGTTCTGGAGTAATTTGAGCAGATCTTCCGGCGCATCCGGAATATCGAGCTTAAATATCGTTTTCAAAAAATCCCGGAAACGGAGCTTGTCCAAGGCCTCAATTCCCGCTTTAACAGGAAGTCCGTCTGCATGGAATTGATCCGATATCTGGAACAAGCGGCGCAATTCCTCCTTTGAATTCAACCGCCGCTTATCCGAACCGCTCTTGATCCAGATGACGCCGTTGCGATCGAAATAGGGCTTGTCGATCCCCTTGGAGATGGCGAGAACGATAACCACCCGGCCGGCGGCCACAGCAATGTTTTC
Encoded here:
- a CDS encoding Fic family protein codes for the protein MNSKGFKPIFTITNHITSCLTRVERARGFLEAATLSENWVREMGNRALVLEAHHTTHIEGTRLTLEQAERLWQGDSVPEANPDDARELLNYRKAFDFVSEYLKSGDPITEGMVREIHKRLVEGVRGGAAAPGEYRRLQNYVVNSVTGETIYTPPPAHDVPIMMAELVNYLNSETETHPVLVSGIAQFQLVNIHPFLDGNGRTSRLLSTLCLYRAGYDFKRLFTISEYYDRNRATFYRAIQGVRDRGMEMTGWLEYFMEGLSTQLAEVRDRGQRAIRRDVLIREYSLSDRQTIALGYILEHDSLTIQDFERLCPNVNRRSLQRDLKAMVDHGLIVSEGETHHLLYRLAKPR
- a CDS encoding N-6 DNA methylase, whose amino-acid sequence is MAKKSYVKADEIQIKGNQIFSPVRRKWLPLTPEERVRQEYLFVLTEGYGFTIDQISEEMDVAGRGSAQARADFVIWRSAQDKVDQKPPFIIVECKSDNVTIKAPDYAQGEHYARMADAPFFVTHNSRETKYWRVKKDRMPGYIEEIENIPHADATDKEIKELFSKLRVFKEKEFADLLHQCHNVIRNREKKDPAAAFDEIAKILFVKVYVERKLLTRRSKENLFTVDVLNKQIAENPLDNLFQETKRFYGADKIFDDDERINLKPATGEEIVRKLEKYNLSDTSEDIKGVAFERFLGRTFRGEIGQFFTPRTIVEFMVHMIDPKEGEVVCDPASGSGGFLIRVFEIVREKILADADQQYNVYRTKVGKDKSLTDTKRAKLLQERFDEIQQTIDQTKEGSRLWNLANRCILGTDANDRMARTSKMNMIMHGDGHGGVHHHDGFLNVNGIFETRFDIVLTNPPFGANVEPSDKVLESDIEVTASDERRYVREFGEPYKEAQARVKAAINRPIASLFDLPKSDKSKIKTEILFIERCLDLLKPGGRMGIVLPEGIYNNPSLAYVRQFVEDRAYIKAVVSLPEETFVSSGTTVKASLLFLQKYTDAEKLKFEKTSATAKAEIENKYADEIARELQRLGRAIEKTKENKDAKNRRLLQKELRDYVKTIDDKIASESRQLLKERFNYPIFMYEAEKVGMSATGDEDQNELYPNPNQPEETQKTCLEQYKSFVMKGNLPTSNERILGKGKLHSAFYTNFSECDRWDPISFCQMDWKWSENEMQHIGDVLDKKQEPINKIVNFTDLLPVTIHFDGSMDKRSLTPGRTYSMQMFKAEPSDIVVSKIDLKNGAVGIVPNDWTNVAVTGHFAVYSAKQSLVYPEWIHRIMQQPDFKEFLWRHKVGAEGRKEVKLDFFESIKIPTPDLKIQASILQHKQHIIDEIEKLKRKLVLAESQVNKMIHGDLPNE
- the radC gene encoding DNA repair protein RadC; the protein is MDDDKEKFEITPKSVRQSIKDWPTSERPREKLLHLGPEGLSDGELLAVLLRIGKSGQSAEDMGRQLLTQFNGINGIDRAHTEELLAVPGMGIAKTAQLKAAIEIGKRARMQTAQPKDFNNAADVTAYIRPRFEGKRQESFLVILLDGQNRLLAERAIAEGIPTQATVYIRRVMEEALRVSASAFIVAHNHPSGCTAPSPADDQTTQDLKQAADLLNLLFIDHIIIGSGNSYYSYAENGKL
- a CDS encoding putative DNA binding domain-containing protein: MKKSQLKAIVAKGEDSRLQFKRNIRNVDALAAEMVAFSNSEGGRILIGVTDAGELEGVPRTDLGRINQVIGNAASQHVRSPISPLTENIAVAAGRVVIVLAISKGIDKPYFDRNGVIWIKSGSDKRRLNSKEELRRLFQISDQFHADGLPVKAGIEALDKLRFRDFLKTIFKLDIPDAPEDLLKLLQNMNLAVADGRLNLAGALLFAERPEWIAPQFIVKAVRYPGNDIHVTDYIDTEDYTGPMRKVFDDAMAFVLRNLHKIQAGRGVNAPGISEIPPLIFEELLVNALVHRDYLVSAPIRLFVFDNRIDIVSPGHLPNSLTVEKIRTGNSIIRNPILVSYVAKGLLPYRGLGSGIKRALEEWPDIDFADDRDGCLFTVTVHRKAVKSSMKTPVKTPVKTPVKILDHLRKNPNDTLAEVASAIGKSLSAVERASAKLVKEGKLRFVGPRKGGHWEVS